The following proteins come from a genomic window of Chloroflexota bacterium:
- a CDS encoding NAD(P)/FAD-dependent oxidoreductase, giving the protein MSEVYDVAVVGAGVVGCLIARALSRYQLKILLLDKEADVCCGASKANTAIVHAGYDPKPGTQKAILNVGGNAMYDQLCTELGVHFLRCGTYVVAFSDDDVQTLDDLLKRGQRNGVPGLRIISREEMIRAEPHINPEVRAALYTPSGGIVDPFGLTIAAAENAVANGVEVRLETEVTGLLRHEGRVKGVVAGTQSFRSHFVVNAAGVYADEIMRMAGLDGFTIRPRRGEYFVFDREMSPVRSVLFPCPTPVSKGIVVTTTTHGNTMVGPNAQDIESKEDTRVTAEGLDEVLHGAQRLVPSLDPRAVIRVFAGLRAVGSTGDFLIEAAREAPGLINVAGIESPGLSAAPAIAERVVEILREEGLALYPKSDYNPIRVPPPDFSELSHRERAALIATDPRYGRIVCRCETVTEGEIVAAIHGLVPARNYDAIKRRTRCGSGRCQGGFDTPRVLEILARELGCPATKVTLNGPGSELVVRGTKEVDH; this is encoded by the coding sequence ATGTCCGAGGTCTATGACGTCGCCGTTGTTGGTGCTGGAGTCGTGGGTTGTCTGATCGCCCGCGCCCTATCCCGCTACCAACTCAAAATCCTGCTTTTGGATAAAGAGGCAGACGTTTGCTGTGGCGCTTCCAAAGCCAACACAGCCATCGTCCACGCAGGATATGATCCCAAGCCCGGCACACAAAAAGCCATCCTGAATGTGGGCGGGAACGCAATGTATGACCAACTCTGTACAGAACTGGGCGTGCATTTCCTGCGCTGTGGCACCTATGTCGTGGCTTTCTCAGATGACGATGTGCAGACGCTTGACGATTTACTCAAGCGTGGCCAGCGCAATGGTGTGCCGGGGCTGCGCATTATCTCAAGAGAGGAAATGATCCGGGCCGAACCTCACATCAACCCAGAGGTCAGGGCTGCACTTTATACTCCCAGTGGTGGGATTGTAGATCCATTTGGCCTGACGATAGCCGCGGCGGAGAACGCAGTAGCAAACGGAGTCGAAGTCCGATTGGAAACCGAAGTGACCGGCCTACTGCGCCACGAAGGGCGTGTGAAGGGTGTGGTTGCTGGTACGCAGTCATTTCGTTCGCATTTTGTAGTCAATGCCGCTGGAGTGTATGCAGATGAGATCATGCGCATGGCCGGGCTGGACGGATTCACCATCCGTCCACGCCGGGGCGAATATTTCGTTTTCGATCGCGAAATGAGCCCGGTGCGTAGCGTCCTATTCCCCTGTCCCACACCTGTTAGCAAAGGCATTGTGGTAACCACCACCACCCACGGCAACACTATGGTCGGCCCCAACGCGCAGGATATCGAAAGTAAAGAGGATACACGAGTCACTGCCGAGGGTTTGGACGAAGTCCTTCACGGCGCACAAAGGCTCGTGCCTTCTCTCGACCCACGAGCGGTCATCCGAGTTTTCGCCGGGCTACGTGCAGTGGGTAGCACGGGTGATTTCCTCATCGAGGCTGCGCGGGAAGCACCTGGGCTGATCAACGTGGCAGGCATTGAATCACCCGGGCTTTCGGCTGCACCAGCCATTGCAGAGAGGGTGGTGGAGATCTTGCGAGAGGAGGGCCTGGCTTTATACCCGAAATCGGATTACAACCCCATCCGTGTTCCTCCGCCCGACTTCAGCGAACTTTCGCATCGCGAACGGGCGGCTCTGATTGCCACTGATCCACGCTATGGGCGCATCGTTTGCCGTTGCGAGACCGTCACGGAGGGCGAGATCGTAGCAGCCATTCATGGCCTTGTCCCAGCCCGCAATTACGACGCTATCAAGCGGCGCACACGGTGCGGTTCTGGTCGCTGTCAAGGCGGTTTCGACACCCCCCGCGTG
- a CDS encoding aminoacyl-tRNA deacylase produces the protein MAEKTNSMRLLEARKVSYEVYTFSPDIHSAQGLAEAIGLPASQVFKTLVVQRERGRPLLVMVPGDRELDLKRLAQSIGEKKLRMATQKEAETLTGLQVGGISALALLHKGFEIYIDRSALALSRVVVSAGRRGINLGLAVSDLIRVTGAKMVDAAEG, from the coding sequence ATGGCCGAGAAGACCAACTCTATGCGCCTACTGGAAGCGCGGAAAGTATCCTACGAAGTCTATACCTTTTCACCAGATATCCACTCCGCTCAGGGACTGGCTGAAGCGATAGGCCTCCCCGCCAGCCAAGTTTTTAAGACATTGGTGGTACAACGCGAACGAGGGCGTCCCCTCTTGGTTATGGTACCTGGGGACAGAGAACTCGACCTCAAACGTCTGGCCCAATCCATCGGGGAGAAGAAACTGCGGATGGCGACACAAAAAGAAGCCGAGACGCTCACCGGACTGCAGGTGGGGGGTATCTCCGCACTGGCACTGCTCCACAAAGGCTTCGAAATATATATTGACCGCTCGGCTCTAGCGCTCTCTCGGGTGGTGGTGAGCGCCGGACGACGCGGCATCAACCTGGGGCTGGCGGTGAGTGACCTGATTCGCGTGACCGGCGCGAAAATGGTGGATGCGGCGGAGGGATGA
- a CDS encoding radical SAM protein, producing the protein MLTGIHFLLTYACNQECDHCFVYSGPNAKGTFTLDQLEQVYEELVRLGTIDWVYFEGGEPFLFYPLMVEGIRMARDRGFRTGIVTNSYWATSVEDAELWLRPIQALDLADLSVSDDAFHSDDVEHSLAKNALTAARKMGLPVGSICIEEPRIEMPVGEAKGSPVVGGGAMLRGRAVEKLVGGLPTRPYTEFTECPYENLRDPERVHLDATATYIYVRD; encoded by the coding sequence ATGCTGACCGGAATCCATTTCCTCCTGACGTATGCTTGCAATCAAGAGTGCGACCATTGTTTCGTCTACTCTGGCCCAAATGCCAAGGGGACGTTCACTTTGGACCAGCTGGAACAGGTGTACGAGGAACTGGTCCGCTTGGGAACTATTGACTGGGTCTATTTTGAGGGTGGTGAGCCTTTTCTCTTCTATCCCTTGATGGTAGAAGGCATCCGAATGGCCCGTGACCGCGGCTTTAGGACTGGCATTGTTACCAATTCATACTGGGCCACGTCGGTAGAAGACGCGGAACTTTGGCTTCGTCCCATCCAAGCGCTCGATCTGGCTGATCTCAGCGTGAGTGATGACGCCTTTCATAGCGACGATGTCGAGCATAGCCTGGCCAAGAACGCGCTGACAGCAGCACGGAAGATGGGTCTACCTGTGGGCTCGATTTGCATCGAGGAACCCCGAATCGAAATGCCAGTGGGCGAGGCCAAAGGGTCACCGGTGGTCGGGGGCGGCGCAATGCTGCGCGGCCGGGCGGTGGAGAAACTCGTCGGTGGCCTTCCCACCCGGCCGTACACCGAGTTCACCGAATGCCCCTATGAGAACTTGCGGGACCCCGAACGGGTTCACCTGGATGCTACGGCCACGTACATCTATGTCAGGGACTGA
- a CDS encoding glycosyltransferase family 39 protein, translated as MSIRIATRHALVAIVMSYFVLGVLYAVFTPLWEAPDEPAHFNYVKYITENSRLPVLQVGDYDQSYLKAIVSRQFPPGMSIDPLRYESHQPPLYYLLTAPLYQLTDSVLVLRVFSVVLGALLILVAYGVAATIFPTDTFMPLATAAGVAFVPQHVAMTAAVNNDALAELLLALVIWQSLRIMNGRNRRQECLALGFLIGLCLLTKTTAYVAIPLALCAILLTPGSVAPGRRRRLVQVLSWIFLPALLLAGPWLVRNALVYGANDLLALGRHSQVVTGQPRTAEWLAQYGMQGYLSRFALTTFRSFWAQFGWMGVLVDERIYIALALTSAAMMGGLAFFLARACHEPNLLSDSQRRALVLLLLSIMFTAIAYLWYNLGFVQHQGRYLFPALTALSIFGALGAREVLRPKPARMIAALGCMTVAVLALWGMARDDIGGWAIAMLGGLSVGFAVISALPERARPVVLGLGYLALAVLDVVCLFGFVVPAFA; from the coding sequence GTGAGCATCCGAATAGCCACCAGACATGCGCTGGTTGCTATTGTCATGTCTTACTTTGTGCTGGGGGTGCTCTACGCTGTTTTCACGCCCCTCTGGGAAGCGCCAGATGAGCCTGCACATTTCAATTATGTCAAATACATTACGGAAAACAGCCGTCTCCCCGTTCTTCAGGTGGGCGACTATGACCAATCCTACCTGAAAGCCATCGTGTCACGACAGTTCCCCCCTGGTATGAGCATTGATCCGCTCCGCTACGAGTCTCACCAGCCGCCGCTCTATTACCTCCTGACTGCGCCTCTCTACCAACTCACCGATTCGGTACTGGTGCTCCGTGTGTTCTCCGTGGTCTTGGGCGCGCTCCTCATCCTAGTCGCTTATGGTGTTGCTGCCACTATCTTCCCTACCGATACCTTCATGCCGCTGGCAACAGCAGCGGGGGTTGCCTTTGTTCCCCAACATGTGGCCATGACCGCGGCCGTGAACAATGACGCCCTGGCCGAATTGCTGTTAGCGCTAGTTATTTGGCAATCTCTGCGCATAATGAACGGCCGCAACCGGCGACAAGAGTGCCTGGCGCTGGGCTTCTTGATCGGGCTATGCCTACTCACCAAAACCACAGCCTATGTCGCCATTCCGTTGGCCCTGTGTGCTATCCTGCTCACGCCGGGCAGCGTTGCTCCCGGGCGGCGCCGGCGGCTCGTGCAGGTTCTATCATGGATATTCCTACCGGCGTTGCTCCTGGCCGGACCGTGGTTGGTCCGGAACGCTTTGGTGTACGGAGCAAATGACTTACTGGCCTTGGGGCGACATAGTCAGGTGGTTACAGGTCAACCGCGCACTGCCGAATGGCTGGCTCAGTATGGGATGCAGGGCTATCTCAGTCGCTTCGCGCTGACCACATTTCGCAGTTTCTGGGCCCAGTTCGGCTGGATGGGCGTCTTGGTGGATGAGCGCATCTACATAGCACTGGCGTTGACCAGCGCCGCTATGATGGGTGGCCTGGCCTTTTTCTTGGCCCGCGCTTGCCACGAGCCAAATCTCCTCTCAGATAGTCAGCGCCGCGCCCTCGTTTTGCTTCTGCTATCCATCATGTTCACTGCCATCGCCTATCTCTGGTACAACCTTGGCTTTGTGCAACACCAGGGTCGCTATCTCTTCCCCGCCCTGACCGCGCTGAGCATCTTTGGAGCCCTGGGGGCACGGGAGGTGCTACGTCCGAAGCCAGCGCGGATGATAGCAGCGCTCGGGTGCATGACTGTAGCGGTGCTGGCTTTATGGGGCATGGCACGAGATGACATAGGCGGATGGGCTATTGCTATGTTAGGCGGCCTGAGTGTGGGCTTCGCGGTGATCAGTGCGTTGCCAGAGCGCGCCCGGCCAGTAGTGCTTGGTCTTGGCTACCTCGCCCTGGCGGTGCTCGACGTTGTGTGTCTTTTCGGCTTCGTAGTCCCGGCGTTCGCGTGA
- the metG gene encoding methionine--tRNA ligase, whose amino-acid sequence MSERILVAVAWPYANSDIHLGHVTGVYLPADIFARYHRLIGNEVLMVSGSDSHGTPITITAEREGISPAEVVERYHTRFLKSWMDLGITFDLFTHTDTENHWAVTQDMFLRLLEKGYIYRDKTRQLYCESCGKFLPDRYVEGTCPYCGFQDARGDQCDKCGKPLDATELIHPRCKICGHAPVVRESEHFFLDLQQFSERLHSWIEVQTHWRPNVLNFSLNLLREGLHGRAITRDIEWGIPVPVKGFEHKRIYVWFDAVIGYLAASKEWAVIIGQPEAWRDWWQGPSRAYYFLAKDNIPFHTIIWPSMLMGYGGLNLPYDVPANEFLNLEGQKFSSSRNWAVWLPDYLSRYDPDPLRYTLTINMPEQADTNFTWGEFLRRNNDELVATYGNLAHRVLTFTFRNFDERVPEPGELTAQDQAILARAENAFGPVGELIASCKFKAAITEVMAVAHEANRYLDEAAPWLVIKQDRARAATACYVTLRVVDNLKMLFYPFLPFSSQRLHEMLGYENDLLGRQFTETHQETTRTHQVLRYDPRPIHAKWAPSELPVGQRLREPVPLFKKLDEEIVEQEVARLGRTAL is encoded by the coding sequence ATGAGCGAGAGAATATTGGTCGCAGTGGCCTGGCCATATGCTAACAGCGATATCCACCTGGGGCATGTTACGGGCGTCTACCTCCCCGCTGATATTTTTGCCCGCTACCACCGACTGATTGGCAATGAGGTGTTAATGGTATCAGGCAGCGACAGCCACGGTACGCCGATCACTATCACAGCCGAGAGGGAGGGAATCTCCCCAGCGGAAGTGGTGGAACGATACCACACGAGATTCCTGAAATCGTGGATGGATCTGGGCATCACCTTCGATCTTTTCACTCACACCGACACCGAGAACCACTGGGCAGTGACACAAGATATGTTCCTCCGCCTCTTGGAAAAGGGCTACATCTACCGCGATAAAACGCGCCAGCTCTATTGTGAATCTTGCGGGAAGTTCCTGCCAGACCGTTATGTGGAGGGCACCTGCCCTTACTGCGGCTTCCAGGATGCACGTGGCGACCAATGTGATAAATGCGGCAAGCCGCTGGATGCGACCGAACTCATCCATCCGCGCTGCAAAATCTGTGGCCATGCCCCTGTGGTCCGGGAGAGCGAGCATTTCTTCCTCGATCTACAGCAATTTAGCGAGCGACTTCATTCCTGGATTGAGGTGCAGACCCACTGGCGGCCCAATGTTCTCAACTTCTCCCTGAATTTATTGCGGGAGGGTCTGCATGGTCGAGCCATTACCCGTGATATCGAGTGGGGTATCCCGGTGCCGGTGAAGGGCTTCGAACACAAGCGGATTTACGTTTGGTTCGACGCCGTAATCGGCTACCTGGCAGCGAGCAAAGAGTGGGCAGTCATCATCGGCCAACCGGAGGCGTGGCGGGATTGGTGGCAGGGGCCCAGCAGAGCCTATTATTTCCTGGCCAAGGACAATATCCCTTTCCACACCATCATTTGGCCCAGTATGCTTATGGGCTATGGTGGACTGAACCTGCCGTACGATGTGCCTGCCAATGAGTTTCTAAATCTGGAGGGGCAGAAATTCTCCTCCAGTCGAAACTGGGCCGTGTGGCTGCCTGATTACCTAAGCCGCTATGACCCTGATCCACTCCGCTATACACTGACTATCAACATGCCTGAGCAGGCTGACACAAACTTCACCTGGGGCGAGTTCTTACGACGGAACAACGATGAGTTAGTCGCCACCTATGGCAATCTCGCTCATCGTGTGCTCACTTTCACTTTCCGCAACTTCGATGAGCGCGTGCCTGAGCCTGGAGAGTTGACGGCGCAGGATCAGGCTATTCTGGCGCGGGCCGAGAACGCTTTTGGGCCGGTGGGCGAACTGATTGCAAGTTGTAAATTCAAGGCAGCCATTACTGAGGTCATGGCCGTGGCCCATGAGGCGAACAGATACCTGGACGAAGCCGCGCCCTGGTTGGTGATCAAACAGGATCGGGCTCGTGCTGCTACTGCCTGCTATGTCACCTTGCGTGTGGTGGACAATCTCAAAATGCTATTCTATCCTTTCCTGCCCTTCTCATCACAGCGGCTGCATGAGATGCTGGGTTACGAAAATGACTTGCTGGGCCGACAGTTCACTGAGACTCACCAGGAGACGACCAGAACCCACCAGGTGTTACGCTACGACCCGCGCCCCATCCATGCGAAATGGGCGCCAAGTGAGTTGCCTGTTGGCCAGAGGTTACGTGAGCCCGTCCCGCTTTTCAAGAAACTGGACGAGGAGATCGTAGAGCAAGAAGTAGCGAGGCTGGGGAGAACAGCACTGTGA
- a CDS encoding glycosyltransferase family 2 protein, translated as MINSVPHNLSNGTPLVTLVIPAYNEEKRLPKSLDRILCYLQQQPYPAEVLVVDDGSTDRTTEVVQSVAQHADCVRLLCNVHRGKGYAVRTGMLNGRGDYLFICDADLSMPIEGLSKFLPPQLNDYDVAIGSREAPGAVRYNEPEYRHIMGRIYNFVVRLLALPGIQDSQCGYKCFRREVARDLFAVQRLDGWGFDVEVLYIARKRGYRVVEVPIHWYYMPGSRVRPLQDAIAMLRDLAQVRINDRRGLYHRISAAEA; from the coding sequence ATGATCAACTCTGTCCCTCATAATCTGAGTAACGGAACACCTCTCGTGACTCTGGTGATCCCAGCCTACAATGAGGAGAAGCGGCTACCCAAGAGTCTGGATAGGATCCTGTGTTACCTGCAGCAGCAGCCGTATCCTGCGGAAGTGTTGGTCGTGGACGATGGCAGCACGGACCGCACCACGGAGGTTGTCCAGAGTGTTGCTCAACATGCAGACTGTGTTCGCCTATTGTGTAACGTGCATCGAGGTAAAGGCTACGCAGTGCGCACTGGCATGCTGAATGGCCGTGGCGATTATCTATTCATTTGCGATGCAGATCTGTCTATGCCCATCGAGGGGCTATCTAAGTTCCTCCCCCCTCAACTGAACGACTATGATGTGGCCATTGGCTCTCGCGAGGCCCCGGGTGCGGTTCGATACAATGAGCCCGAATATCGGCATATCATGGGTCGCATCTACAACTTCGTGGTCCGTCTGCTGGCTTTGCCTGGTATTCAAGACAGCCAGTGTGGCTACAAATGTTTCCGGCGCGAGGTGGCTCGTGACTTGTTCGCAGTGCAGCGTCTAGACGGTTGGGGATTCGATGTGGAGGTACTCTACATCGCTCGGAAGAGGGGATACCGGGTTGTGGAGGTTCCTATCCACTGGTATTATATGCCTGGCAGTCGCGTTCGCCCATTGCAGGATGCTATCGCCATGCTTCGCGACCTGGCCCAAGTGCGGATAAACGATCGGCGGGGCCTTTACCACCGTATTTCGGCAGCAGAGGCATAG